The Thermoplasmata archaeon nucleotide sequence GGACGCACGTTCATCGACGTCCCGCTGACCACGATGTACACGGCGCCTCCGCTGCCGGGCGCGACCGTGAACACGAGCGTCGAGATGAGCTTCTCCTCCGGAAACCTCACGTGCTTCCAGAACGCCACCACCCACCAGGGCATTTGCTCCGGCATTGACGCGGACCTGCTCATCTACCACTGGATGCCGGCCACGGGGACCGGTCTGCCCGTGCAGTTCGTGATGTCCCCGGAACCCGCGCTGACGGATTCGACGCGGCACTTTGAGGCCGGAGGCCCGGGAGGTCCGTTCATCTTCTATCCGGCGGGACCGTACTCGGTTCACTGGTACCCCGACGGCACCTCCGTGCCGCCTCCGGTCGTCGCGCACTTGAACGCGACGGAGACAGGCCCGGGCCTCGCATACGTCTTCGTGACCAAGTGGGCGATGGACTACACGGTCCGGAAGATGGGCGTGTTCCAGGGTCTCCTCCCGAGCTCCTACCTCGAGGTGGACTATTCCCTGAGCGTCGTGGACCCGGGGTCCGCGGAGCCGCTCCCTGCGGCGAACGTGTCGCTCCCGGCGCCGGGAGACCTGTGGGCTCCCTGGCACACGCTCTCCTTGAATGCCGGGGAGCGGTGGGCCCTGACCGGCGTCGGGGCCCTCTCCTCGTTCCGTGTGCCGCCGCCTCCCGTCCCCTATGGCGACCCTCCGTACTTCCACCACAACGTGACCTCGATCGCCCTGAATGCGGGAGCCGCGGGCAGTCTCGTCACCGGCCTCCGGTCGGACTACGAGTGGTCCTACGAGACGATGCGGTTCTCGTGGAACCAGACCGTCCAATTCCACGTCCTCGTGGACATGCGGTTCGGGGGCTTGATGCTCGAGTACGGGGTGGGAACCCCCTGAGGAGGCCCTCGGCCTCCGACTTTACGGAATCCCAACTCGCGTGAACTTGGGGTTCTGGCAGCGGTCCAGCGAGGAAACGCACCTTTCTGCGCATCTCCCCGGAATCGCTCAAATACCCGGCATCATGTTCGGGACTCACCGGAGGGGAGAGGAGGGGATTCTTGCGAGGCCGCCGTGCGGCGAGCCCGGGCGGTGGGGTCGAGCCCGGGTACGATGCGCGGCACAGTGGCCGCCCGAATGCGGGTGGGCGCCTTCGGATGCGCGATCGTCCGCCCCCTTCCCCGAGAGGGGGGTGTGAGACTTGGTCGACCTGAATGCGTTTGTGGGCTTGTTTAGTGTGTTCGAGGACCACGCGCTGATCTTCGGCGCGGTGTTCTTGGTCGCGGGCGTCTTTCTGGGGATCCTCAACCGTGCGGCGGCGTTCCTGGTCCTGGGGCTCGCCCTGTTCTCGTCGGGGTCCGTGATCCTGGGCGAGCTGGCGAAGCAGCAGAGCATGACCGCGACGCTCATCGGGGTCGCGCTGGGCATCGCCTCGGCAACGGCCCTGTACCGCTCCGCGCGACTCATCCTGATCGCGCTCGAGTTTGGGACCTTCTTCGTGGCGTGGTTCCTGCTCCTGTACAGCTTCCTGGGCATCGGCTTCACGAGCAACGTGGTCGACGTGATCCTATGGCTCGTCGCGGGTGGGTTCAGCGTCTTCCTCACGCAGCGCGCGACCGCAGTCATGGCGACGCTCCACCCCCTGCTCCGGACGCACGCCACGTGGAAGGCTCCGGCGGCCCTGGTGTCCACGATCCCCGTGCCCAAGCGGTGACGCAGGCACCTACCTCTACCGCGTGACCGCGGTCGATCGGTACGGGAACGAAGGTCCGCCCAGCGTCTCGACCCAAGCGTTCGTGGGCGCGCGGACCGGGCCGCCACCCTCGGGGGCGGGCATTGACCCCCGGGTCGTCATGGCACTGGTCGCCGTCGGTGGAGCAGCGGTGGTCGGAGTCCTTCCCCTGCGGCGCCTCCGCAGGAAAGAGTCACCTCCGGAGCACGGACCTCCTTCCTGAGGCGTTCGGCGTCGTCCGCGCGCACTTTCGAACTCCCGTGCCGGAGCGGCGCGCTGGGATCCCGGCATGGGCGCCCTTTCTTGAACCAGAATTTGACCAAATCGTTAAATAACCAAACCGTTATTCAGCGACAACCCTAGGGGGAAGCACACACGAAGCTGACGCATGTGACGATCGTCGTCAAGGACCAAGACAAGGCGCTCGATTTCTACACGGAAAAGATGGGTTTCGAGAAGAAGGCGGACTACATACAGCCGGGCCATCCGCGCTACCTAACCGTGAGCCCTAAGGGGCAGGACATCGAGATGGTACTCTGGCCGGCGGGCGCGGAGGCGGACCGGATGCCCGTGAGCCACACGCAGCCGGGCATCGGCACGCGGACGGTCCTCCAGGTCGAGGACTGCGGCAAGACGTTCGACCAACTCAAGAAGCGCGGCGTGCGGTTCAAGAGTCCGGAGCCGATGGAGGAAGCTTGGGGCTACGCTGCAGACCTCACGGACCCCGACGGCAACCCGTTCACGATCTTCCAGCCGCGGGCGCCGCCCACGGGGCCTCAGGACTGGGATCGCAAGGCGTAGGGGGAGCATGGACGTCTTCGACGCGGTCGCGCACCCCGTGCGGCGCAAGGTCCTCGACCTCCTCGCCTTGGGGCCGCGGAACGCCGGCGAGATCGCCGCCAGGTTCCCGCGGCTCACGCAGCCCGGGGTGTCGCGGCACCTCAAGGTCCTTCGAGACGCGCACGTCGTGGACGTGACAATCCACGCGCAGGAGCGCATCTACGCGCTGAACGCGAAGGGACTCGCGGACCTGTACGAATGGGTCGCGAAGTATCAAGCGATGTGGCCCGAGACGCTGGACGCCCTCGAGCGATACTTGGACGCCGGGGCCGCGAGCGAGAAGGCGAAGGAGAGGAAGCGATGACCGCGGCGAGCGGTGGGTTCAAGAACCCTGGTGCGAAATCCCTGCGAGACAAGCTTGGAGAGAGTGCCCGAATGACTGGTTCTTCGACGGACAAGACCGGCGCGCTCACGCTGGACGGCGACTACGCCACAATCGCCTTCGAGCGACGGCTGCGCCACCCTCCCGAAGTCGTCTGGAAGGCCCTCACGGATCCGGAGCACCTCGCGCGCTGGTATATGACCAAGGCGCGTCTCGACGAGCGGCCCGGAGGGAGCATCGACTACGTGAGCGGGATCTCCCAATTCCACGTCACGGGACGCATCCTGACGTGGGACCCGCCGCGCGTGTTTGAGCACGAGTGGAACGTGGAGACGCAGCAGTACCTGCCCGAAGGCGAGCGGAGCGTCGTGCGCTGGGAGCTTACTCCCGACGGCGACGGGACGATCCTCCGGATCACGCACCGGCACCTCACGCGACAGACGGCGACGGGCTTCATCGCCGGCACGCACGCGTTCCTGGAGCGCCTTGAGGAGCAGCTGGATGGGAGGCCACTTACAAACTGGGTGAAGCGCGTGGACGAGCTCCGGCCCGTGTACGGCGTGTCGTGGTAGCCGCCTCGCGTCGGGGACGCAGGGTTTTATCCGGCTCGTGCGGATTCGAGGGGACACGCCGTACACCCTCGAGGCGGAACTCACCGCACCCGTGACCGCGTGGCTCGCGGGGACCGGGCACCGCGTGGTGTCGGAGGTCCCTATCCTGGGCCGCCGGGCCGACCTGATCGGCGCACGGGACGGATCGCTCGTCGCCATTGAACTCAAGCTCCGGGACTGGCGGAAAGCGTTGCGTCAGGCGATCGCGTACCAGCTTGCGGCGGACCGTGCCTGGGTCGCCATGCCCCTGGCCGCGGCTTCGTCCGCGTACCGCGAGCGCTGGCGGTTCGAGGCAGACGGGGTCGGCCTCCTCGCGGTGGACGACCGCGGGGTCGTCCGAGCGCCCATCCCCGCAGGACCGTCCCCGCGGCTCCTCCCGTTCCTGCGGCAACGGATCCTTGCGGTTGGCCCGCCGCAGCCGTGAGCGCTTTCGGCAATCCGAAAGGGACTTTACCGACCTGCCGCATGCGCTGGGCGGTGACGCAGTCGGCCGACGGATACTCGCTCCGAGGCTTCGCCGCGGAGGCCGAGGCCATCGTGCGGGCATCCGCGTCCGAGGCCCAGCTGCTCCGGGACCTGAAGCCCCGCATGGACCGGCTCCTCCGCACGCCACGGTCCCTCCCGCGCGCCGCCTTCGCCCCGCGGAAGGACCGCTTCGCGAACAACCTCCTCTACCGTCCCAAGGACGCGGCGTTCTCGATCACGGGCGGCGCGTGGGCGCCCGGCCAGACCACGCCGATCCATGACCACCTGACCTGGGCCGTCGTGGGCGTGTACGCGGGCGAAGAGCGGGAGTCCATCTACCGGCGGACGGACGACGGCTCGGATCCCAAGCGGGCGACCCTCGTGCTCGCGAGCGAACGGATCAATCGCAAGGGTCACGTGACCGTCCTCGGCCGCACCGGGATCCACCGAATCGATAACGTGTCCACGAAGCCGTCGCACAGCGTCCATGTGTACGGACGGGACATCGGGAGCCTGGAGCGACACGCCTACGACCCCGTGACGGGCGAGATCGGCAAGTTCGTGTCGGGCTACTGCAACGTGCTGCGCGCCGAGGACGAGGACTGATCCCGACGCCGGCGGACGGCACCGATCCCTGGCGGCCCGCCCCTAGGACGGGCCCTTCGGCGGCATCGGTTTCGCCGGCGCCTCGGAGTTCGCAGGGGACTGCGGTGGGCTCTGCGGCGGACCCGTCGGGGGCGCACGATGTCGCCGCCGGACCAGCAGCCACGCGACTACCACCGCGAGGACCGCGATCACGACGCCCACGCCCAGTTCGAGGGTCAGGCTCGACAGCACAGGAGCCGGAGCGAACCCGGCCGCCAGGTTCGAAGGACCACGGACCACGAGGCTCGTGCTCGCACCCGTCCCGCTTGCGTTTCCCGACCAGCCCGTGAAGACGTTCCCGGACGAGGCCACGGCGGCCACATGGACCTCCGTGCCCGACGGCACGTACAGCGTGAGCGTGCTCCCCGGGGCGACGACGCCCGACACGTTCCCGTAGCTGTAGGAGATCCCGCCGCCGCTCGAGGCGACGAGGACGAGCCCGGGATTGAACGTCGCGGTCTCGTTGAGAGGCCCCGAGGCGACGAGATCCTGGATCCCGGCCGGTCCGGACGCGGAGCCGTTCCCGCTCCCGGTCCAGCCCGCGAACTGCCACCCCGCGTCCGCGGTGGCGCTCAGGTGGACCGCGCTCCCTGGGGGGACCGAGAGCGTGATCGCGCTCGCGGCGGGCACCACCCCGGAGGTGTTCGCGAAACGGTAGGCAATCGAACCACCGGCCGACGCCGTCACGGCAAGACCGGGATTGAACGAGGCGGTTTCA carries:
- a CDS encoding metalloregulator ArsR/SmtB family transcription factor; this encodes MDVFDAVAHPVRRKVLDLLALGPRNAGEIAARFPRLTQPGVSRHLKVLRDAHVVDVTIHAQERIYALNAKGLADLYEWVAKYQAMWPETLDALERYLDAGAASEKAKERKR
- a CDS encoding VOC family protein, which gives rise to MTIVVKDQDKALDFYTEKMGFEKKADYIQPGHPRYLTVSPKGQDIEMVLWPAGAEADRMPVSHTQPGIGTRTVLQVEDCGKTFDQLKKRGVRFKSPEPMEEAWGYAADLTDPDGNPFTIFQPRAPPTGPQDWDRKA
- a CDS encoding cysteine dioxygenase family protein; translated protein: MTQSADGYSLRGFAAEAEAIVRASASEAQLLRDLKPRMDRLLRTPRSLPRAAFAPRKDRFANNLLYRPKDAAFSITGGAWAPGQTTPIHDHLTWAVVGVYAGEERESIYRRTDDGSDPKRATLVLASERINRKGHVTVLGRTGIHRIDNVSTKPSHSVHVYGRDIGSLERHAYDPVTGEIGKFVSGYCNVLRAEDED
- a CDS encoding SRPBCC family protein, coding for MTGSSTDKTGALTLDGDYATIAFERRLRHPPEVVWKALTDPEHLARWYMTKARLDERPGGSIDYVSGISQFHVTGRILTWDPPRVFEHEWNVETQQYLPEGERSVVRWELTPDGDGTILRITHRHLTRQTATGFIAGTHAFLERLEEQLDGRPLTNWVKRVDELRPVYGVSW